Proteins from a genomic interval of Hornefia porci:
- a CDS encoding type I restriction-modification system subunit M — MAANTVIDAMWDDSPVDVSTEVNFIWSIANKLRGTYQSDKYKDVIIPMTIIRRFECALAPTKDKVVAQFKANPNFPAKAMYRVSGFQFYNTSEYTLEELCNDSDHLASNFKSYIQGFSTNVQEIILSAEKGLDFNKQIDKMDKNNRLLSVVKAFSELDLNPRTIDNVKMGYIFEELIRKFSENAEAGDHYTGRDIIKTMVNILLAEGCDDIFDDGKVITILDQACGTGGMLSTGYNFIKRYNPSADVRLFGQEINPESYAMCLAEMLIKGQNAENICYQDTMVADRFAGTKMRFVIENPPFGTAWGGKDAAEGVEDAVNTEYQKGFNGRWGAGLPGSGDMQMLFLQSAIDKMDDNYGRAAIVENGSPMFNGQTASGESQIRRWMLQNDLIEAIIALPNDLFYNTGIATYIWVLSKNKRAERKGKIQLIDATQIYHKLRKALGDKKNEISPEDRAAITKLYADFEENELCKIYNNEEFIYREYTVMQPLQRSYAITEERIESMLSKGALSSLYDESKVSELEETEELSGKDQKKLENFQNNKPVYDAIIETLRAAVSDSIYNSPSAFMPVLTKVLALVTSDKKLLEKIADGLSVMDKNAEIQRDKKGNVLFDKETKDTEIVKYEERIEDYMAREVLPYVPDAVAFFEEDLSKKKPVIKTGAEIPFTRYFYKYQQPTASEELESHFMELELSVSEHVAKLFD; from the coding sequence ATGGCAGCTAATACAGTGATCGACGCGATGTGGGATGATTCCCCGGTCGATGTTTCAACAGAAGTAAACTTTATCTGGTCTATTGCCAACAAGCTGAGAGGCACATACCAGAGTGATAAATATAAGGATGTTATCATTCCGATGACGATCATCCGTAGATTTGAGTGCGCCTTGGCTCCGACAAAGGATAAGGTCGTAGCACAGTTCAAGGCTAATCCGAACTTCCCGGCAAAGGCGATGTATCGCGTGTCCGGGTTCCAGTTCTACAACACCAGCGAATATACGCTGGAGGAGCTGTGTAATGATTCGGATCACCTTGCATCTAATTTCAAATCTTATATTCAGGGATTCTCCACAAATGTTCAGGAAATAATTCTGTCCGCTGAGAAAGGTCTGGACTTCAATAAACAGATCGACAAGATGGATAAGAACAATCGTCTCCTGTCGGTTGTGAAGGCTTTCTCGGAACTCGATCTGAATCCGCGTACTATCGATAATGTAAAGATGGGATATATCTTCGAGGAGCTTATCAGGAAGTTTTCTGAAAATGCCGAAGCCGGTGATCATTACACTGGACGCGATATTATCAAGACGATGGTAAATATCCTACTGGCCGAAGGCTGCGATGACATTTTCGATGACGGGAAGGTAATTACAATTTTGGATCAAGCTTGTGGTACGGGAGGAATGCTCTCCACGGGATACAACTTCATTAAGCGCTATAATCCTTCGGCCGATGTGCGTCTCTTTGGGCAGGAAATCAATCCGGAGTCCTATGCTATGTGTCTTGCAGAAATGCTCATCAAAGGACAGAACGCAGAGAATATCTGCTATCAGGACACGATGGTTGCAGACCGTTTCGCAGGCACAAAGATGCGCTTTGTTATAGAAAATCCGCCCTTTGGAACTGCGTGGGGCGGCAAGGACGCAGCAGAAGGCGTAGAGGATGCTGTCAATACAGAATACCAGAAAGGATTTAATGGCCGTTGGGGTGCAGGACTGCCGGGCTCCGGTGATATGCAAATGTTGTTTCTTCAGTCTGCTATAGACAAGATGGATGACAACTACGGGCGAGCTGCTATTGTTGAGAATGGTAGTCCTATGTTCAACGGACAAACAGCATCAGGCGAAAGCCAAATCAGACGATGGATGCTGCAGAATGATTTAATTGAAGCTATAATCGCCCTCCCAAACGATTTGTTTTACAACACTGGTATTGCCACTTATATCTGGGTGCTTTCCAAGAATAAGCGTGCCGAGCGTAAGGGAAAAATCCAGTTGATAGATGCCACTCAAATCTATCACAAGTTGCGTAAGGCGCTGGGTGATAAGAAAAATGAGATTTCTCCTGAAGACCGAGCCGCTATTACAAAACTGTACGCTGATTTCGAAGAAAATGAGTTGTGCAAGATTTATAACAACGAAGAGTTTATTTACCGTGAGTATACGGTAATGCAGCCGCTCCAAAGAAGTTATGCTATTACCGAGGAGCGCATCGAGTCAATGCTTTCAAAAGGGGCTCTTTCTTCTCTGTATGATGAATCAAAGGTGAGTGAGTTGGAAGAAACTGAGGAACTTTCCGGCAAAGACCAGAAGAAGCTGGAGAATTTCCAGAACAACAAACCGGTCTACGATGCCATAATTGAAACACTTCGTGCTGCAGTATCCGATAGCATCTACAATTCGCCGTCGGCTTTTATGCCTGTGCTGACAAAGGTGCTGGCGTTAGTTACTTCAGACAAGAAGCTTCTTGAGAAGATTGCAGACGGTCTATCTGTCATGGATAAGAATGCGGAGATTCAGCGTGACAAGAAAGGCAATGTACTCTTTGACAAGGAAACCAAGGATACGGAAATCGTGAAATATGAGGAACGCATAGAGGATTACATGGCTCGCGAGGTGCTACCTTATGTACCGGATGCTGTAGCTTTCTTTGAAGAAGACCTCAGCAAGAAGAAGCCTGTAATTAAGACTGGCGCTGAAATTCCATTTACACGCTATTTCTACAAGTATCAGCAGCCGACTGCCAGTGAAGAACTTGAGAGCCACTTTATGGAGTTGGAACTTTCTGTTTCTGAACACGTGGCAAAGCTGTTTGATTAA
- a CDS encoding restriction endonuclease subunit S, giving the protein MENMKYSGIKSIGLIPSDWHTERIKNILSLRSEKNSGDRELLSVYLDKGVISYSDSTGMQVHKPSADLSNYQNVHVGDFVMNNQQAWRGSVGVSKYDGIISPAYFVFDLSDNCDPDYMNFLLRDGSMVQQYETSSRGVGTIQRNLYVLWFMESIVPIPPITTQKRIGAFLVDKCMKIDAVAADIQSQIDVLEQYKRSVITETVTKGLNPNAEMKDSGIQWIGEMPMHWDCIRGKYILQYLQKLVKKDDGVITCFRDGEVTLRSNRREDGFTMSDKEIGYQGIDIGDLVVHGMDGFAGAIGISDSRGKASPVLNVLGTDQNKRYIMYYLRSMAYSDVFLALATGIRVRSCDLRWNKLAELMYPVPPIEEQEKIVEHIDSVIKKTDEVIADKKEQLETIEEYKKSLIYEYVTGKKEVPVA; this is encoded by the coding sequence ATGGAAAATATGAAGTATAGCGGGATTAAAAGCATAGGACTGATACCGTCTGATTGGCACACCGAACGAATTAAAAACATTTTGAGTTTACGCAGTGAGAAGAATAGCGGAGATCGGGAGCTCTTATCTGTTTATCTCGATAAAGGTGTTATTTCTTATAGCGACTCTACAGGAATGCAAGTACATAAGCCAAGTGCAGATTTATCAAATTATCAAAATGTCCATGTTGGTGATTTCGTTATGAACAATCAGCAGGCATGGCGTGGATCGGTAGGAGTTTCCAAATATGATGGGATAATCAGTCCTGCATATTTTGTGTTTGATTTGAGTGACAATTGCGATCCGGATTATATGAATTTTCTTTTAAGGGACGGATCGATGGTTCAACAATACGAAACTTCTTCCAGAGGTGTCGGAACTATCCAAAGGAATCTTTATGTATTGTGGTTCATGGAATCAATAGTGCCTATTCCTCCAATTACAACACAAAAAAGAATCGGAGCTTTTCTTGTAGATAAGTGTATGAAGATTGACGCTGTTGCAGCGGACATCCAATCTCAGATTGATGTTCTGGAGCAGTACAAACGTTCCGTTATTACTGAAACAGTTACAAAAGGATTGAATCCCAATGCAGAGATGAAGGACAGTGGAATTCAGTGGATTGGAGAGATGCCTATGCACTGGGATTGCATTCGTGGAAAGTACATCCTTCAATACCTGCAGAAACTGGTCAAAAAGGATGACGGCGTTATTACCTGCTTTAGAGATGGAGAAGTGACGCTTCGAAGCAATCGACGTGAGGACGGTTTTACGATGTCAGATAAAGAAATCGGTTATCAAGGCATCGATATTGGAGACCTTGTCGTACATGGTATGGACGGCTTCGCCGGTGCAATCGGCATTTCCGATTCTCGTGGCAAAGCGTCTCCGGTTCTCAATGTTCTCGGAACCGACCAGAACAAACGATATATTATGTACTACCTGAGAAGTATGGCTTATAGTGACGTGTTCCTTGCTTTGGCAACGGGAATAAGAGTTCGGTCATGCGATTTGCGGTGGAACAAGCTGGCGGAGCTGATGTATCCGGTGCCTCCTATAGAGGAGCAGGAAAAAATCGTAGAGCACATTGATTCGGTAATAAAGAAGACTGATGAAGTTATCGCCGATAAGAAAGAACAGCTCGAAACAATTGAGGAATACAAGAAGTCACTAATCTATGAGTATGTGACTGGTAAGAAAGAGGTGCCGGTAGCATGA
- a CDS encoding type I restriction endonuclease subunit R: MIDNPSSEILKQEQKERIEAYAERLAGHASILSEKEYQHFIMERLNKDNGYVIRKAVSYDRLFAVDREMLFKFLNATQPDEMAALRKIYKDDLEDTIVSLINTEETKARGSLLNVLKHGIEISNMKLELMYTKPATDFNKDLLAKYEQNIFSVMEEVWASDDERIDLVIFLNGLAIMSFELKCNAAGQAAEDAIFQYRTQRNPKTRLFLFKAGVLVNFAMDLNEVYMTTKLTGEDTFFLPFNMGNGEGVNAGKGNPVFEDRYSVSYMWEDILKKDTVLDLISKFIFIETKEETDELTGKTKRKESIIFPRYHQLDVIRKVLADVRENRTAQNYLIQHSAGSGKTNSIAWLAHRLSSLHDADNKIIFDNIVIVTDRVVVDRQLQAAVMGLEHKAGLIRVMDDKCNSADLATALKGNTKIIATTIQKFPYIVDSVANLKKKHFAVIIDEAHSSTAGKDMAAVTKSLGSDYSISEDIVEDVEDVITKEIGKNGKQPNVSMFAFTATPKPTTLQLFGRVNTKGQREAFHIYSMKQAIEEGFILDVLSNYTTYDTFYRINKEIEEDPRCKTVDAKRQIARFVELHDTNISQRIEVIVEHFRQSVMTELGGMAKAMVVTASRQGAVKYRQALESYITKKGYTDIHALVAFSGKVKLPDDEQEYSEPSMNGFPEDRLTKEFDKDEYNVLLVANKYQTGFDQPKLCAMYVLKKLKGVSAVQTLSRLNRICPPFEKHTFVLDFVNTYDDIKAAFAPYYTTTLLSNSVTPTAIYDLEAKLDAYAVLDPDDIDKANELLYKPKVTGKDKQKLTFYFNKTKNLIEKYELVKQAEIVAMMRHFVRFYEFLLQASCFEDVDLHKKYNFVLYVLAYINIKHPGGGYDLDGKIKATNFVQKKAEEHVKSDLVAQPVMKLPTAESFNLTEAKEERLSQIIAEINSRTGKSYDNDVAVKAMLQIRDIMLKSEKLKTSAKNNSEKDFEFSYFDNIDDALIEGLDQNQDFFSLLLGNDEIKREVLGIFAEEIYNSLRKA; the protein is encoded by the coding sequence ATGATTGATAATCCTTCAAGTGAAATATTAAAACAAGAGCAGAAAGAGCGTATCGAAGCCTATGCAGAGCGTCTGGCTGGCCACGCCTCTATTCTGTCAGAAAAAGAATATCAGCATTTCATTATGGAACGGCTGAACAAGGACAACGGCTATGTGATCCGAAAAGCGGTGAGCTATGACCGTCTCTTTGCCGTTGACCGGGAGATGCTGTTCAAGTTTCTAAATGCCACACAGCCTGACGAAATGGCTGCACTTCGGAAAATCTACAAGGATGATCTGGAAGATACGATTGTCAGCCTGATTAACACCGAGGAGACAAAAGCTCGCGGGAGCCTTCTTAATGTACTGAAACATGGTATTGAGATTTCCAACATGAAGCTGGAGCTCATGTATACCAAACCTGCCACGGACTTTAACAAAGACCTGCTGGCCAAGTATGAGCAGAACATCTTCTCTGTGATGGAAGAGGTCTGGGCAAGCGATGATGAGAGGATTGATCTTGTAATATTCCTAAACGGCCTCGCCATCATGTCCTTTGAGCTAAAGTGCAATGCCGCAGGACAGGCTGCTGAAGATGCAATCTTCCAGTATCGCACCCAGAGAAATCCCAAGACGAGACTCTTCCTGTTTAAGGCGGGTGTGCTCGTTAACTTTGCAATGGATCTGAACGAGGTCTATATGACCACAAAGCTTACAGGTGAGGACACCTTCTTCCTGCCGTTTAATATGGGCAATGGCGAAGGCGTAAATGCAGGTAAAGGCAATCCGGTATTTGAAGATCGGTACAGCGTTTCGTATATGTGGGAGGATATCCTGAAGAAGGATACTGTTCTCGACCTGATCTCAAAATTTATCTTTATTGAAACAAAGGAAGAAACTGACGAACTCACTGGAAAGACGAAGAGAAAGGAAAGCATCATCTTCCCGCGTTACCATCAGCTCGATGTAATCAGGAAAGTGCTGGCCGACGTTCGAGAGAATCGTACAGCGCAGAATTACTTGATCCAGCACTCGGCAGGTTCCGGCAAGACAAATTCGATTGCATGGCTTGCACACAGACTCTCCTCCCTGCACGATGCCGATAATAAGATCATCTTCGATAATATAGTCATCGTTACAGACCGTGTCGTTGTAGACCGTCAGCTGCAGGCAGCAGTCATGGGCTTGGAACATAAGGCCGGTCTTATTCGCGTTATGGACGATAAGTGCAATTCTGCCGATCTGGCGACAGCGCTGAAAGGTAATACAAAAATCATAGCTACGACTATTCAGAAGTTCCCTTACATTGTGGACAGTGTAGCAAACCTGAAAAAGAAGCACTTTGCGGTAATCATTGACGAAGCGCATTCATCGACCGCTGGTAAGGATATGGCGGCTGTGACAAAATCCCTTGGCTCCGATTACAGCATTTCCGAAGACATCGTTGAGGATGTCGAGGATGTAATCACAAAGGAAATCGGAAAGAATGGAAAGCAGCCAAACGTATCTATGTTTGCATTTACTGCCACGCCGAAGCCGACGACGCTTCAGCTGTTCGGTCGCGTTAATACAAAAGGCCAGCGTGAGGCATTCCACATCTACTCTATGAAACAGGCAATTGAAGAAGGCTTTATTCTGGATGTTCTATCGAATTATACGACATACGATACCTTCTATCGTATAAACAAGGAAATCGAAGAAGATCCTCGTTGCAAGACCGTGGACGCCAAGAGACAGATTGCCAGATTCGTGGAACTACATGACACGAATATCTCACAGCGTATTGAGGTTATCGTAGAGCATTTCAGGCAGAGTGTGATGACCGAGCTCGGCGGCATGGCCAAGGCAATGGTTGTTACGGCTTCTCGTCAGGGCGCGGTGAAATATCGTCAGGCGCTTGAAAGCTATATTACCAAGAAAGGCTATACAGATATTCACGCACTGGTGGCGTTTTCCGGTAAGGTAAAGCTGCCGGATGATGAGCAGGAATACAGTGAGCCTTCAATGAACGGTTTTCCGGAGGATAGACTTACAAAAGAATTCGATAAGGACGAGTACAATGTTTTGCTGGTAGCTAATAAATACCAGACTGGTTTTGACCAGCCGAAACTCTGCGCGATGTATGTCCTGAAAAAACTCAAAGGAGTATCAGCTGTGCAGACGCTTTCAAGATTAAACCGTATCTGCCCGCCGTTTGAGAAGCATACCTTTGTATTGGACTTCGTAAATACATATGACGACATCAAGGCTGCGTTTGCGCCGTACTACACGACGACGCTGCTCTCGAACTCTGTGACACCGACTGCCATTTATGATTTGGAAGCAAAGCTCGATGCTTATGCTGTACTCGATCCTGATGATATCGACAAGGCAAACGAACTGCTTTACAAGCCGAAGGTCACTGGGAAGGATAAGCAGAAGCTGACATTCTATTTTAACAAGACAAAGAATCTTATTGAGAAATACGAGCTGGTGAAGCAGGCTGAAATCGTCGCTATGATGCGTCACTTTGTACGTTTTTATGAGTTCCTGCTTCAGGCTTCCTGCTTTGAGGATGTTGATTTGCACAAGAAGTATAATTTTGTTCTTTACGTATTAGCGTATATCAACATCAAGCATCCCGGCGGTGGTTACGATTTGGACGGCAAGATAAAAGCAACAAACTTCGTGCAGAAAAAAGCCGAAGAACACGTCAAGTCCGATCTGGTTGCTCAGCCGGTTATGAAGCTTCCGACAGCAGAGAGCTTTAATTTGACGGAGGCAAAGGAAGAACGGTTGTCCCAGATTATAGCGGAGATCAATTCACGGACAGGTAAGTCCTATGATAATGACGTGGCCGTTAAAGCGATGCTGCAGATTCGGGACATAATGCTGAAATCAGAAAAACTGAAGACCAGTGCAAAAAACAATAGTGAGAAGGATTTCGAGTTCTCTTATTTCGATAACATCGATGATGCATTGATTGAAGGGCTTGATCAGAATCAGGACTTTTTCTCGCTCCTGCTCGGCAATGATGAGATAAAGCGTGAGGTGCTTGGCATCTTCGCAGAGGAAATATATAACAGCCTGCGTAAGGCATAA
- a CDS encoding AAA family ATPase, with amino-acid sequence MFDKFRLKDVLVDYKLDFVSNEWANEKYKWEAIKGFQDNWDVNAEDFAGMLHRSLDKTFNLLASMNNFPRRMIEGFAKTAPEEVRAMFIALYDESKDVYDRIKGFKDQASIMLEKYGNGAAQHYQYENAISVYLWLRYPDKHYIYKYGEVKTAADELGSDYTFKKGAYAENIRNAIKLYDEICDELKLDTELVNLFRSQLTDTCYPDPELKTLALDVGFYISRYYSQKSSDETPVLPGEWFPEDYEPGLTVDDWIALLGDKDVFTENSLEIMRRMKDYGGQATCTQLSIKYGETKNFYNSGSVALARRIVEKTGCPVMERNSENARWWTVLYVGKSAGKDEEGSYIWKLRNELAEALDKIDLSQVQLYAVPEGGDDDHHYWWLNANPKIWSFSGIAVGEVQDYTLYNENGNKRRIFQNFLDAKPGDMVIGYESYPVKQIVAIAKISAEQDGEKLYFEKTEGLTSPIDYQTLKACPELEKMEYFVNPQGSLFKLTKGEFDFIMDMIRDENPLAPEKAIDTYTKDDFLEEVYMTEGRYDQLVAVLRNKKNIILQGAPGVGKTFAAKRLAYSMMGEKDEGRIEFVQFHQNYSYEDFMMGYKPVEDGFELKNGIFYRFCQKAANQPDKDYFFIIDEINRGNMSKIFGELLMLIEKDYRGVKATLAYNGLPFAVPENLYIIGMMNTADRSLAMIDYALRRRFSFLEMEPGFDSDGFIQYQKSLNNETFNELVEKVKELNKKIASDKSLGKGFCIGHSYFCGHDTCTEEWLHSIVDFDILPMLSEYWFDDTAELQRWENILHGVFQ; translated from the coding sequence ATGTTTGACAAATTCCGTCTGAAGGACGTACTCGTTGATTATAAGTTGGACTTTGTATCAAACGAGTGGGCAAATGAAAAATACAAATGGGAAGCCATCAAAGGCTTTCAGGATAATTGGGATGTGAACGCAGAGGATTTCGCAGGAATGCTTCATCGATCTCTGGATAAGACATTCAATCTGCTTGCATCCATGAATAATTTCCCGCGCCGGATGATTGAGGGATTTGCCAAGACCGCGCCGGAGGAAGTACGCGCGATGTTCATTGCGCTCTATGATGAGAGCAAGGATGTGTATGACCGCATTAAGGGCTTTAAGGATCAGGCCTCTATCATGCTTGAAAAGTATGGGAACGGTGCAGCACAGCACTACCAGTATGAAAATGCTATCAGTGTGTATTTGTGGCTCCGTTATCCGGACAAGCACTATATCTACAAATATGGTGAAGTAAAAACAGCTGCGGATGAGCTGGGGAGCGATTACACATTTAAGAAAGGCGCTTACGCAGAGAATATCAGAAATGCCATAAAGCTTTATGATGAAATCTGTGACGAGCTGAAACTGGATACAGAACTTGTGAATCTATTCCGTTCTCAGTTGACAGATACTTGTTACCCAGATCCGGAGTTAAAAACTCTGGCATTGGACGTTGGTTTTTATATCAGTCGTTACTACTCGCAGAAGAGTAGTGATGAAACACCCGTCCTTCCGGGAGAATGGTTCCCTGAAGATTATGAGCCCGGTCTAACGGTGGATGACTGGATTGCGCTTCTCGGCGATAAAGACGTGTTTACAGAGAATAGTCTGGAAATCATGCGCCGGATGAAAGATTACGGTGGACAGGCCACATGCACCCAGCTTTCCATCAAGTATGGCGAGACGAAGAATTTCTATAACAGCGGATCGGTAGCTTTGGCAAGAAGAATTGTTGAGAAAACTGGCTGCCCTGTTATGGAACGCAACAGTGAAAATGCCCGCTGGTGGACAGTTCTGTATGTTGGCAAGAGTGCTGGAAAGGATGAAGAAGGTAGCTATATTTGGAAATTAAGAAACGAGCTGGCTGAGGCACTTGATAAGATCGATTTGTCTCAGGTTCAACTTTATGCTGTTCCCGAAGGTGGAGATGATGATCACCACTACTGGTGGCTCAATGCCAATCCGAAGATCTGGAGCTTTTCCGGAATCGCTGTGGGTGAGGTTCAGGATTACACGCTCTACAACGAGAACGGAAACAAACGCAGAATATTCCAGAACTTCCTTGACGCTAAGCCCGGCGATATGGTTATCGGTTATGAATCATATCCGGTGAAGCAGATTGTAGCGATTGCCAAAATAAGCGCAGAGCAGGACGGCGAAAAACTGTATTTTGAGAAGACGGAAGGTCTCACATCTCCAATTGATTATCAGACACTTAAAGCGTGTCCGGAGTTGGAAAAAATGGAATACTTCGTCAATCCGCAGGGCAGCCTGTTCAAGTTAACGAAGGGTGAATTTGATTTCATTATGGATATGATCCGTGATGAGAATCCGCTGGCTCCGGAAAAGGCTATTGATACTTACACGAAGGATGACTTCCTCGAAGAAGTTTATATGACCGAGGGACGCTATGATCAGCTTGTTGCTGTCCTCAGAAATAAGAAAAATATTATCCTTCAGGGAGCTCCGGGTGTTGGTAAGACTTTTGCTGCGAAACGCCTCGCATACTCCATGATGGGAGAAAAAGACGAGGGTCGAATTGAATTTGTGCAGTTCCATCAGAACTATTCTTACGAGGATTTTATGATGGGCTATAAGCCGGTCGAGGATGGCTTTGAGCTGAAGAATGGTATTTTCTATCGATTCTGCCAGAAGGCAGCCAATCAGCCAGACAAGGATTACTTCTTTATCATTGATGAGATCAACCGTGGAAACATGAGTAAGATTTTCGGTGAACTCCTTATGCTTATCGAAAAGGATTATAGGGGTGTCAAGGCCACTCTTGCCTATAACGGGCTTCCGTTTGCAGTGCCGGAGAACCTCTATATTATCGGCATGATGAATACAGCAGACCGCAGCCTTGCGATGATAGATTATGCCCTGCGTCGTAGATTCAGCTTTTTGGAAATGGAACCGGGCTTTGATTCTGACGGATTCATTCAGTACCAGAAGAGCCTGAACAATGAGACTTTCAATGAACTTGTAGAGAAGGTCAAAGAGCTGAATAAGAAGATTGCGTCAGACAAATCGCTCGGAAAGGGCTTCTGCATTGGACACAGTTATTTCTGCGGTCACGATACTTGCACAGAAGAATGGCTGCATTCCATCGTAGATTTCGATATTCTTCCGATGCTCAGTGAATACTGGTTTGACGATACGGCGGAGCTGCAGCGCTGGGAAAACATCCTTCATGGAGTATTTCAATGA
- the mcrC gene encoding 5-methylcytosine-specific restriction endonuclease system specificity protein McrC, with protein MTKDKSIFIKNIYYMLSYAFTTLQQSDDDKIATEEFENMHNLFAAILSKGIGRQLKQGLYREYMNRKEDLPVMRGKIDMPGTIKNKIEKKQRLTCEFDELSENNLLNQILKTTVMILLRHSEVDAEHKNDLKKEMLFFSNVDEIEPLGIKWSSIRFQRNNQSYRVLLSICQLVIEGMLLTTDDGEYKLASFVDDQRMNRLYEKFILEYYIKEHPEIKASASQIPWALDDGVGTLLPVMQSDIMLESKSGDTVLIIDAKYYTHTLAENRFNARMLHSANLYQIFTYVKNKDTDMGDGEHAVSGMLLYAKTDEELQPDNSYQMSGNKISVRTLDLNQEFPEIAKQLDDIVAEHFE; from the coding sequence ATGACAAAGGATAAGAGCATATTCATCAAGAATATCTACTACATGCTCTCTTATGCCTTCACCACATTGCAGCAGTCGGATGACGATAAGATCGCCACGGAGGAATTTGAGAACATGCATAACCTGTTCGCGGCGATTCTCTCAAAAGGAATCGGGCGGCAGCTAAAGCAGGGGCTTTACCGGGAATACATGAACCGGAAGGAAGACCTGCCCGTCATGCGCGGCAAAATCGATATGCCGGGCACGATAAAAAACAAAATTGAAAAGAAGCAGCGCCTTACCTGTGAGTTTGACGAACTTTCGGAAAACAATCTTCTGAACCAGATACTGAAAACCACGGTCATGATCTTACTGCGCCATTCTGAAGTGGATGCGGAGCACAAAAATGATCTGAAAAAAGAGATGCTTTTCTTTTCCAATGTGGACGAGATTGAGCCTCTGGGGATCAAGTGGTCATCCATTCGGTTCCAGCGCAATAATCAGAGCTATCGGGTGCTTCTCAGTATTTGCCAGCTTGTGATTGAAGGGATGCTGCTGACGACAGATGACGGTGAATACAAACTGGCCTCCTTCGTGGATGACCAGAGAATGAATCGGCTATATGAGAAGTTCATCCTTGAGTATTACATCAAAGAGCATCCGGAAATAAAAGCAAGCGCCTCACAGATACCGTGGGCACTTGACGATGGTGTAGGCACGCTTCTTCCAGTAATGCAGAGCGACATCATGCTCGAAAGTAAGTCGGGAGATACGGTGCTCATCATCGATGCGAAATACTATACGCATACACTGGCGGAGAACCGTTTTAACGCCAGAATGCTTCATTCCGCCAATCTGTACCAGATCTTCACCTATGTCAAAAACAAGGATACTGATATGGGTGACGGAGAACATGCAGTGTCAGGTATGCTCCTATATGCAAAGACTGATGAGGAGCTGCAGCCGGACAACAGCTATCAGATGAGCGGAAACAAGATCAGCGTCCGGACGCTGGACTTGAATCAGGAGTTCCCGGAGATCGCAAAGCAGCTCGATGACATAGTGGCAGAGCATTTTGAATAG
- a CDS encoding DNA/RNA nuclease SfsA yields MLKRKSQFTAVVQIDGEELIAHIPTTNRIGDVENKNLPCLLSYHPDPKRKLHYDIEAVLLSDDDNWVGINQILSNRLVEHFFREHELDKIVAEYDDIQREVKLGISKLDFKVGDTYLEVKTPLTTINVKYGKTIKTLPPKPFSSTDRMVKHVNELAGSLSEHERAIFLQVYQYRITERKERLRSTHYEEVSETIHRAAEQGVEFWEIQMDFRSEGVSLYSVERSTDL; encoded by the coding sequence ATGCTAAAAAGGAAAAGTCAGTTTACCGCTGTCGTTCAGATTGACGGCGAGGAGCTGATCGCGCATATACCGACCACTAACAGGATCGGTGACGTGGAGAATAAGAATCTGCCCTGTCTGCTTTCCTATCATCCAGATCCGAAACGCAAGCTGCATTATGACATTGAGGCCGTGCTGCTGTCGGACGATGATAACTGGGTAGGCATCAATCAGATCCTCTCCAACAGGCTGGTGGAGCATTTCTTCCGGGAGCATGAACTTGATAAAATTGTGGCGGAGTATGACGATATACAGAGAGAGGTCAAGCTCGGTATTTCCAAGCTGGACTTCAAGGTCGGAGATACATACCTTGAGGTAAAAACGCCGCTCACTACCATCAATGTGAAATATGGAAAGACCATCAAGACGCTGCCGCCGAAGCCGTTCTCATCGACAGACCGGATGGTGAAGCATGTGAACGAGCTGGCCGGTTCTCTTTCGGAACACGAGAGAGCAATCTTCCTGCAGGTGTATCAGTATCGCATCACCGAACGCAAGGAACGACTGCGCTCGACGCATTATGAGGAGGTCTCTGAGACGATCCACAGGGCTGCCGAACAGGGCGTGGAGTTCTGGGAAATCCAGATGGACTTTCGATCTGAGGGCGTGAGTCTTTATAGCGTGGAAAGAAGCACAGATTTATAG